One region of Drosophila kikkawai strain 14028-0561.14 chromosome 2R, DkikHiC1v2, whole genome shotgun sequence genomic DNA includes:
- the LOC108070886 gene encoding lipase 3 isoform X1 encodes MKLSPVYIVLISWIHLIAGQALPLIDSVCLAVQRQRLECQVHRVETADGYRLSVHRIPAPRHPRCASLQLRPFLLMHGLLGSAGDFVTGGRGRSLALELHARCFDVWMGNARGTTYSREHRSLATSDARFWQFSWHEIGIYDLPATVDYVLARTGHRQLHYVGHSQGTTVLLVLLSQRPEYNARFTNAALMAPVAFLKHLSSPPLRLLASDSSGVTMLLNTLGLHELLPATSLTQVGGQYFCSATLPTYALCTLFTSLYVGFSDYPLDRNILPRILQTTPAGMSRRQLQHFGQLINSGQFQQYDYRSPRLNALQYGQATPPSYQLANVRLQLQIFHGTRDVLAIQADVQRLVRELRNSRTQMYQVPGYNHIDFLFAITAPQMVYERIIQQAWQLDATSTAADG; translated from the exons ATGAAGCTTAGCCCGGTCTATATAGTGTTGATCAGTTGGATACATTTGATCGCGGGTCAGGCATTGCCGCTGATAGATTCCGTGTGCCTGGCGGTGCAGCGTCAGCGACTCGAGTGTCAAGTGCATCGCGTAGAGACCGCCGACGGTTATCGATTGAGTGTACATCGCATTCCGGCACCACGCCATCCTCGGTGTGCTTCTCTCCAGCTGCGCCCTTTTCTGCTGATGCACGGCCTCCTCGGCTCCGCCGGGGACTTTGTTACGGGGGGACGGGGTAGGTCCCTGGCCCTTGAGCTGCACGCCCGCTGCTTCGATGTCTGGATGGGCAATGCCAGGGGCACCACTTACTCCCGTGAGCATCGCAGCCTCGCGACAAGTGACGCCCGCTTCTGGCAGTTTAGCTGGCACGAGATTGGCATCTACGACCTGCCCGCCACCGTGGACTACGTGCTGGCGCGGACGGGCCACCGGCAGTTGCACTACGTTGGCCACTCGCAGGGGACCAcggtgctgctggtgctgctgtcACAGAGGCCGGAGTACAATGCACGATTCACCAATGCGGCGCTAATGGCGCCGGTGGCTTTCCTCAAGCACCTGAGCAGTCCGCCACTGCGGTTGCTGGCCAGCGACAGCTCCGGAGTCACA ATGCTATTAAACACACTGGGCCTGCACGAGCTGCTGCCGGCAACGTCACTGACCCAGGTGGGCGGCCAGTACTTCTGTAGCGCCACCCTGCCCACCTACGCCCTCTGCACCCTGTTCACCTCCCTGTACGTGGGCTTCAGCGACTATCCATTGGATCGT AACATCTTGCCACGCATCCTGCAAACGACGCCGGCGGGCATGTCTCGTCGCCAGCTGCAGCACTTCGGACAGCTCATCAATAGCG GCCAATTTCAGCAATACGACTACCGTTCGCCGCGGCTCAATGCGCTGCAATATGGACAGGCCACACCACCCTCATATCAGTTGGCCAATGTTCGCCTGCAGCTGCAAATCTTTCACGGCACCCGGGACGTGCTGGCCATTCAGGCGGATGTGCAGCGCCTGGTCAGAGAACTACGAAACAGCCGAACACAGATGTATCAGGTGCCTGGCTATAATCACATAGACTTTCTGTTTGCCATCACGGCGCCGCAAATGGTCTACGAGCGAATTATTCAGCAGGCCTGGCAATTGGACGCAACATCAACGGCGGCTGATGGATGA
- the LOC108070886 gene encoding lipase 3 isoform X2: protein MKLSPVYIVLISWIHLIAGQALPLIDSVCLAVQRQRLECQVHRVETADGYRLSVHRIPAPRHPRCASLQLRPFLLMHGLLGSAGDFVTGGRGRSLALELHARCFDVWMGNARGTTYSREHRSLATSDARFWQFSWHEIGIYDLPATVDYVLARTGHRQLHYVGHSQGTTVLLVLLSQRPEYNARFTNAALMAPVAFLKHLSSPPLRLLASDSSGVTP from the exons ATGAAGCTTAGCCCGGTCTATATAGTGTTGATCAGTTGGATACATTTGATCGCGGGTCAGGCATTGCCGCTGATAGATTCCGTGTGCCTGGCGGTGCAGCGTCAGCGACTCGAGTGTCAAGTGCATCGCGTAGAGACCGCCGACGGTTATCGATTGAGTGTACATCGCATTCCGGCACCACGCCATCCTCGGTGTGCTTCTCTCCAGCTGCGCCCTTTTCTGCTGATGCACGGCCTCCTCGGCTCCGCCGGGGACTTTGTTACGGGGGGACGGGGTAGGTCCCTGGCCCTTGAGCTGCACGCCCGCTGCTTCGATGTCTGGATGGGCAATGCCAGGGGCACCACTTACTCCCGTGAGCATCGCAGCCTCGCGACAAGTGACGCCCGCTTCTGGCAGTTTAGCTGGCACGAGATTGGCATCTACGACCTGCCCGCCACCGTGGACTACGTGCTGGCGCGGACGGGCCACCGGCAGTTGCACTACGTTGGCCACTCGCAGGGGACCAcggtgctgctggtgctgctgtcACAGAGGCCGGAGTACAATGCACGATTCACCAATGCGGCGCTAATGGCGCCGGTGGCTTTCCTCAAGCACCTGAGCAGTCCGCCACTGCGGTTGCTGGCCAGCGACAGCTCCGGAGTCACA CCATAG
- the LOC138927987 gene encoding uncharacterized protein produces MSGNNDNPKVAAISSARNNRRYNRLYGGSANPVSFRPSTETAAVGSFGGQPGSANPVSFRPSTETAPVGSIQYNPIGIMSGNNDNPKVAAISSARNNRRYNRLYGGSANPVSFRPSTETAAVGSFGGQPGSANPVSFRPSTETAPVGSIQYNPIGIMSGNNDNPKVAAISSARNNRRYNRLYGGSANPVSFRPSTETAAVGSFGGQPGSANPVSFRPSTETAPVGSIQYNPIGIMSGNNDNPKAAAISSAHNNRHL; encoded by the exons ATGAGCGGTAACAACGACAATCCGAAGGTTGCTGCTATATCAAGCGCGCGTAATAACAGACGTTATAACAGACTTTATGGCG GCTCAGCAAATCCGGTCTCCTTTAGACCTTCAACTGAAACAGCTGCTGTTGGATCATTCGGAGGACAACCTG GCTCAGCAAATCCGGTCTCCTTTAGACCTTCAACTGAAACAGCTCCTGTTGGATCAATACAATACAACCCAATCGGAATTATGAGCGGTAACAACGACAATCCGAAGGTTGCTGCTATATCAAGCGCGCGTAATAACAGACGTTATAACAGACTTTATGGCG GCTCAGCAAATCCGGTCTCCTTTAGACCTTCAACTGAAACAGCTGCTGTTGGATCATTCGGAGGACAACCTG GCTCAGCAAATCCGGTCTCCTTTAGACCTTCAACTGAAACAGCTCCTGTTGGATCAATACAATACAACCCAATCGGAATTATGAGCGGTAACAACGACAATCCGAAGGTTGCTGCTATATCAAGCGCGCGTAATAACAGACGTTATAACAGACTTTATGGCG GCTCAGCAAATCCGGTCTCCTTTAGACCTTCAACTGAAACAGCTGCTGTTGGATCATTCGGAGGACAACCTG GCTCAGCAAATCCGGTCTCCTTTAGACCTTCAACTGAAACAGCTCCTGTTGGATCAATACAATACAACCCAATCGGAATTATGAGCGGTAACAACGACAATCCGAAGGCTGCTGCTATATCAAGCGCGCATAATAACAGAC ATTTGTAA
- the LOC138927988 gene encoding serine protease grass-like encodes MQTLIWPSLIIGFLIQRSSERFLDDNCQNSMGMRIMNGNNAEREAAAWMAAIRNEVEFICGGTVIHKRFVLTAAHCIKDQGNLFVKLGAYNLSLPLVEYSVSSAVIHRKYSQETLLNDIGLLQLPLDIVFTGQIYPICIDLNPSAKREVENANTFDAYGWGKTSTANISKMLQRITLDHYDRSRCNNIVFTPLTSNQICAGSSNTDTCNGDSGGPLVKEVIYNGTRRLMQLGMVSYGLRSCEGLGIYTDVTSYGDWIEEQIEALFSENSGQASPAAIAKQGP; translated from the exons ATGCAGACGTTAATATGGCCGAGTTTGATCATCGGGTTCCTAATTCAAAGGAGCTCTGAGCGATTCTTGGACGATAACTGCCAAAATTCAATGGGAATGAGAATTATGAATGGTAACAACGCTGAACGGGAGGCTGCTGCTTGGATGGCAGCCATTCGTAATGAAGTAGAATTTATATGTGGCGGCACTGTGATTCACAAAC GATTTGTATTGACCGCCGCTCATTGCATTAAAGATCAGGGCAATCT ATTCGTGAAATTGGGAGCTTATAACCTATCGCTTCCCCTCGTGGAGTACAGTGTCAGCAGTGCGGTGATTCACAGGAAATACTCTCAGGAAACTCTCCTGAATGATATTGGTCTGCTTCAACTCCCACTCGATATTGTGTTTACTG GGCAAATCTATCCAATTTGCATTGATTTAAATCCATCGGCGAAGAGGGAAGTGGAGAATGCTAACACATTCGATGCCTATGGCTGGGGAAAAACGAGTACAGCCAACATAAGTAAAATGCTTCAAAGAATCACACTCGATCACTACGATCGCAGTAGGTGCAACAATATCGTTTTTACGCCACTAACTTCAAATCAGATCTGTGCTGGGTCCTCGAACACAGACACTTGTAATGGCGATTCTGGCGGCCCTCTGGTGAAAGAAGTTATTTATAATGGCACTCGACGTCTGATGCAGTTAGGAATGGTGAGCTATGGCTTAAGATCATGCGAAGGACTGGGGATCTACACCGATGTCACTAGCTATGGTGACTGGATTGAGGAACAGATTGAAGCTCTATTTTCCGAGAATTCTGGGCAGGCTTCACCCGCTG CTATCGCCAAACAGGGTCCATAA
- the LOC108070884 gene encoding ubiquitin-protein ligase E3C, which translates to MFGFDGEYRRRPVQSLGGASHTCDRDTVIRKAAQERQKRNELRQKENGAVVLQSYARSFIHRQRAKRAEREAFDAFLLARKDSITEDESLTFLLRRLNFFYSSREAKDGERLIEVCQQILRQPGRLLQHSALDSMWLLRVCKLLDTCLLQLSLSHTAQAIPLRMLETFTTVSAVQRHVQDEALLFKYLERVFGFLISRNYFSRLRQLLDEKCPPLDGETLQAPSPLADALLQLLLRPLAVAGRASAGGQVSVMSLAVVQNFIVDILAKPHTDPVRYYLLPCFAESSEFPFDLLMRSLETAMTVVPLDSGETMSSRRSFLYHGTEPGQKAQDQALFSSFLLNSLLVLDRRQLATLQQSSLLVVYVRLIAEMMPNILQLPKSTLRGHANAPHRHRDSDDESDDSDEEEDQPMASSLDYDMEQQPGRVFEELSGKERDCLIESIAILNESERVDFIVQQLDPLIENSKLINALCEICHNLMIYNKHAVFEYKLVYTLAFTPKFIRSVWFKLAAESTQLGFSAPLTLISKGVVPKQLGVDRTIPLLATFCMLFGRLLPTLHDVEFVENKLLLQTQATIDHVQLMPFSIAEIVQMSKTLKDISMGLVELAFPETRSNLANYRSVLGHTDADDKKLRHQKQIWANLLNVVVFVLNQIYTRDLRLGFCPEAHWTVSRLDLPLDRPTDLPLTHSSRLRGIRPFQPIRDFTREDFENGPPMSTKQIRSITILREIPFVVAFSKRVSILQGLVAANKIRVQGNLQAFLQGPSIMITVRRSHLYEDAYDKLRPENEPDLRFKFRIQFISRLGLDEAGIDGGGVFREFLSELIKTSFDPNRGYFMVTTDNKLYPNPNVQDICEEYEKHYYFIGRILGKAIYENLLVELPLAEFFLTKLAGKYSDVDIHQLASLDPELYRNLLYLKDYTGDVSELNLDFTVASSSLGQTQIVELKPQGQTIPVTNSNRIEYLQLMADYKLNVQIRRHCNAFRKGLSNVLPIEWLYMFSNKELQILISGAEIPIDLEDLKKHCKYGGEFTPEHPSIVAFWAALEGFDDMQRRNLLRFVTSCSRPPLLGFKDLDPPFFIQNAGDMERLPTASTCTNLLKLPPFNSVEQMREKLLYAIQSNAGFELS; encoded by the exons ATGTTCGGATTTGATGGGGAGTACCGCCGCCGTCCGGTGCAAAGTCTGGGCGGAGCCTCTCACACCTGCGACCGGGACACTGTGATACGGAAGGCGGCCCAGGAGCGCCAGAAGCGTAACGAGCTGCGTCAGAAGGAGAACGGAGCAGTGGTGCTGCAGTCGTATGCCCGCTCCTTCATCCATCGTCAGCGGGCCAAGAGGGCCGAGCGGGAGGCCTTCGATGCGTTTCTGCTGGCCCGCAAGGACAGCATTACGGAGGACGAGAGCCTGACGTTCCTGCTACGGCGTCTCAACTTTTTCTACAGCAGCCGCGAGGCAAAGGATGGCGAGCGACTG ATCGAGGTATGCCAGCAGATTCTGCGACAGCCTGGTCGACTGCTGCAGCACTCTGCGCTGGATTCGATGTGGCTGCTAAGGGTATGCAAGCTGCTGGACACTTGCCTTCTCCAGTTATCGCTGTCGCATACGGCGCAGGCCATTCCCTTGCGTATGCTGGAAACCTTTACCACCGTATCGGCTGTGCAGCGTCATGTACAGGACGAGGCACTGCTCTTCAAGTACTTGGAGCGCGTATTTGGCTTCCTCATTTCCCGCAACTACTTTTCGCGCCTGCGACAGTTGCTGGACGAGAAGTGCCCGCCGCTGGACGGGGAGACACTGCAGGCGCCCAGTCCACTGGCCGATGCtctgctccagctgctgctgcgacccTTGGCGGTGGCCGGTCGGGCCTCAGCTGGGGGCCAGGTTTCGGTCATGTCGCTGGCCGTCGTTCAGAACTTTATCGTGGACATTTTGGCCAAGCCGCACACGGATCCCGTGCGGTACTACCTGCTGCCCTGCTTCGCAGAGAGCTCCGAGTTCCCCTTTGACTTGCTGATGCGTTCATTGGAGACGGCAATGACCGTGGTGCCTTTGGATTCTGGGGAAACCATGTCCAGCCGGCGGAGCTTTCTCTATCATGGAACAGAACCCGGACAGAAGGCCCAGGACCAGGCGCTGTTCTCATCGTTTCTACTCAACTCCCTCCTGGTGCTGGATCGCAGGCAATTGG CCACCTTGCAGCAGAGCTCGCTGCTGGTTGTCTACGTTCGCCTCATCGCGGAAATGATGCCCAATATACTGCAGTTACCCAAGTCCACGCTGCGTGGCCATGCCAACGCTCCGCATCGCCACAGGGACAGCGATGACGAGTCTGATGACTCGGACGAAGAGGAAGATCAGCCCATGGCCAGCAGCTTAGATTACGACATGGAGCAGCAGCCTGGACGAGTATTCGAGGAGCTGAGTGGCAAAGAACGCGACTGCCTAATAGAATCTATTGCCATATTGAATGAGTCGGAGCGGGTGGACTTTATTGTCCAGCAGCTGGATCCGCTCATCGAGAACAGTAAGTTGATCAATGCGCTCTGCGAGATCTGCCACAACCTGATGATCTACAACAAGCATGCGGTCTTCGAATACAA GTTAGTCTACACTTTGGCCTTTACACCCAAGTTCATCCGTTCGGTGTGGTTCAAGCTGGCGGCGGAATCCACCCAACTGGGTTTCTCTGCTCCCCTAACCCTCATTTCCAAGGGCGTTGTGC CCAAGCAACTAGGTGTGGATCGTACTATTCCCCTATTGGCCACCTTCTGCATGCTTTTCGGACGCCTTTTGCCCACCCTGCACGATGTGGAGTTTGTGGAAAATAAGCTGTTGCTGCAAACCCAGGCCACCATTGACCATGTCCAACTCATGCCCTTTTCCATTGCGGAAATCGTGCAAATGTCCAAGACATTGAAGGACATAAGCATGGGCCTTGTGGAGCTGGCCTTTCCCGAGACCCGCAGCAATTTGGCCAACTATCGGAGTGTCCTCGGGCACACGGATGCCGATGACAAGAAGTTGCGTCATCAGAAGCAAATCTGGGCCAATCTCCTGAACGTTGTTGTATTTGTGCTCAATCAGATTTACACGCGCGACTTGCGCCTGGGCTTTTGCCCTGAAGCCCACTGGACAGTCAGTCGACTCGACTTGCCCCTAGATCGACCCACAGATCTTCCGCTGACCCATAGCAGTCGCCTTCGGGGTATCCGACCCTTTCAGCCCATCAGAGATTTTACACGCGAGGACTTTGAAAATGGACCGCCAATGTCCACCAAACAGATACGCTCCATCACCATTCTCCGGGAGATTCCCTTTGTGGTGGCATTCAGCAAGCGGGTGAGCATTCTTCAGGGTCTGGTGGCGGCGAACAAGATACGGGTGCAGGGCAATCTACAGGCCTTCCTGCAGGGACCCTCCATAATGATCACGGTTAGGCGGTCGCATTTGTATGAGGATGCCTACGACAAGCTGAGGCCCGAAAATG AACCCGATCTGCGCTTCAAGTTCCGCATACAGTTTATATCCCGACTGGGTCTGGATGAGGCGGGCATCGATGGCGGCGGAGTTTTTCGTGAATTTCTGTCGGAGCTGATCAAGACTTCTTTTGATCCGAATCGTGGTTACTTTAT GGTAACCACGGACAACAAACTTTACCCGAATCCCAATGTACAGGACATCTGCGAGGAGTATGAAAAACACTATTACTTCATTGGCCGCATCCTGGGCAAGGCCATCTATGAGAACCTGCTGGTGGAGCTGCCCCTTGCCGAATTCTTTCTCACCAAACTGGCCGGCAAATACTCCGATGTGGACATCCATCAGTTGGCCTCCCTCGATCCCGAGTTGTATCGGAACCTGCTATATTTGAAGGACTACACGGGCGATGTGAGCGAATTGAATTTGGACTTCACCGTGGCCAGCAGTTCGCTGGGACAGACACAGATTGTGGAACTGAAGCCCCAAGGCCAGACCATCCCGGTGACCAATTCGAATCGCATCGAGTATCTGCAACTGATGGCCGACTACAAGCTGAACGTTCAGATACGACGACACTGCAACGCCTTCCGCAAGGGCCTGTCCAACGTCCTGCCCATCGAATGGCTGTACATGTTCAGCAACAAGGAGCTGCAGATACTCATTTCGGGCGCTGAGATACCCATTGATTTGGAGGATCTCAAGAAGCACTGCAAGTACGGCGGCGAATTCACACCGGAACACCCGTCGATTGTGGCGTTCTGGGCGGCATTGGAGGGCTTCGATGATATGCAGCGCCGGAATCTGTTGAGGTTCGTCACCAGCTGTTCCAGGCCGCCGTTGTTGGGCTTCAAG GATCTGGACCCACCGTTCTTCATACAAAATGCTGGCGACATGGAACGCCTGCCTACGGCCAGCACCTGCACCAATCTGCTGAAGCTGCCACCCTTTAACAGCGTGGAACAGATGCGGGAGAAGCTGCTCTATGCCATACAATCGAACGCTGGCTTTGAACTTAGCTAA
- the cN-IIIB gene encoding 7-methylguanosine phosphate-specific 5'-nucleotidase encodes MGCDEKREPAGGLLRVKDIPELTQDHCRMRDPAKVERIINEFVLGGPERMQIVSDFDYTITKQRTEDGGAVPSSFGIFNACQSLPENFKEETDKLYHKYRPIEIDPHMPISEKVQYMIEWWTKSGELTSGFAFDQSEIDQIAEKYKHALRDRTHEFFADLQRLGIPTLVFSAGLGNSVVSVLRQANVMHPNVKVVSNFLQFRDGLLDGFQQPMIHTFNKNETVLGGTEYYDLVHNRDHIIVMGDSLGDADMAAGVPASSHIMKIGFLFDHVEANMEKYMNTFDIVLVDDQTMDVPRTLLALIEKQHQLNLLAGKQSSL; translated from the coding sequence ATGGGCTGTGACGAAAAGCGGGAGCCGGCGGGCGGCCTGTTGCGCGTTAAGGATATACCAGAGCTGACACAGGACCACTGTCGCATGCGCGATCCGGCCAAGGTGGAGCGCATCATTAACGAGTTCGTCTTGGGCGGGCCAGAGCGCATGCAAATCGTGTCGGACTTCGACTACACCATCACCAAACAGCGGACGGAAGACGGCGGCGCGGTGCCCAGCAGCTTTGGTATCTTCAATGCCTGTCAGTCGCTGCCGGAGAACTTCAAGGAGGAGACGGACAAGCTGTACCACAAGTACCGCCCCATCGAAATCGATCCGCACATGCCTATATCGGAGAAGGTCCAGTACATGATCGAGTGGTGGACCAAGTCCGGGGAGCTGACCAGCGGCTTCGCCTTCGACCAGTCGGAAATAGATCAGATAGCCGAGAAGTACAAGCATGCGCTACGTGACCGCACACACGAGTTCTTTGCGGACCTGCAGCGACTGGGCATTCCCACGCTCGTCTTCTCCGCCGGACTGGGCAATTCGGTGGTCTCTGTGCTGCGACAGGCCAACGTGATGCACCCCAACGTGAAGGTGGTGTCCAATTTTCTGCAGTTCCGCGACGGACTTCTGGATGGCTTCCAGCAGCCAATGATTCATACCTTTAACAAGAACGAAACCGTGCTTGGAGGCACTGAATACTACGACCTGGTGCACAACCGGGATCACATCATCGTGATGGGCGACTCCCTGGGCGATGCTGACATGGCGGCCGGTGTTCCAGCTTCCTCGCACATTATGAAAATCGGGTTTCTTTTCGATCACGTGGAGGCCAACATGGAGAAGTATATGAATACGTTTGACATAGTCCTAGTGGACGACCAGACCATGGATGTGCCCAGGACCCTGCTCGCCCTCATTGAGAAGCAGCATCAGTTGAACCTGCTGGCCGGCAAGCAGAGCTCGCTGTAG